In the genome of Nitrospira sp. MA-1, one region contains:
- a CDS encoding pentapeptide repeat-containing protein, which translates to MANPEHVERLIKGGVGEWNKFRRTSQAIQPDLSGADLSGYDFTGLDLAQANLEGADLSDAYLFHANLTEANLTGVNFTEADVQEANLIKANLSHATMTRIDLSGTGLIACNLEGANLEGATLTRASIPWGNFTRANLAKAKLHLTDLREAQLIQANLEGASLQDTSLTGTNLQEANLQGATHVSIDLLAKAKSLYQTILDPDLKETLLQGHSHLFEKPVDL; encoded by the coding sequence ATGGCCAATCCTGAACATGTTGAACGCCTCATCAAGGGAGGGGTCGGGGAATGGAATAAATTTCGACGGACAAGCCAGGCGATTCAACCCGATCTGAGCGGAGCCGATCTTTCCGGCTATGACTTTACCGGACTCGATTTAGCCCAGGCCAATCTGGAAGGTGCCGACCTCTCAGACGCCTATCTCTTTCATGCAAATTTAACAGAAGCCAACCTTACAGGCGTGAACTTCACCGAAGCCGATGTCCAGGAAGCCAATCTGATCAAGGCTAATCTCTCACATGCCACCATGACCAGGATTGATTTGTCCGGAACCGGGCTCATTGCCTGCAACCTGGAGGGCGCGAATCTTGAGGGAGCCACCCTTACACGTGCTTCGATTCCATGGGGAAATTTTACCCGTGCCAATCTGGCCAAAGCCAAGCTCCACTTAACAGATTTGCGTGAGGCTCAACTCATACAGGCTAATCTGGAAGGGGCTTCACTTCAGGATACATCCCTGACCGGGACGAACTTACAGGAAGCCAATCTCCAAGGCGCCACTCATGTCTCCATTGATCTGCTGGCCAAAGCCAAATCTCTGTATCAAACCATCCTTGATCCGGACCTAAAAGAAACCCTTCTGCAAGGTCATTCTCACCTTTTCGAAAAACCAGTTGACCTATAG
- the hflC gene encoding protease modulator HflC, translated as MKQNLLMGVILVFGLLLVLGLSPFFVVDLTETAIVVALGKPVQTITEPGLKFKIPFYHQVTFFDKRYLDYDAPVRDVITSDKKSMVIDNFAKWRIVDPLKVYQAFQTQRGALQRLDDIIYSELRVELGRHELTEIVSANRALIMKVVSDRSNEKASTYGLEVLDVRIKRADLPEQNEKAIFQRMQAERERQAKQYRAEGEEEAQKIRSEAEKDKQIILAEAYKTAQELRGDGEAKAYKIYATAYQQGPEFFEFIRTMEAYKKTFATNTTLVLSPDSEFLKYLKKR; from the coding sequence ATGAAACAAAATCTCCTCATGGGTGTCATCTTAGTTTTTGGACTGCTTTTGGTCTTAGGTCTATCTCCATTTTTTGTGGTCGACTTAACCGAAACGGCTATTGTGGTCGCATTAGGAAAACCTGTCCAAACCATCACGGAACCAGGGTTGAAGTTTAAAATTCCCTTTTATCATCAAGTCACATTTTTTGATAAGCGTTATTTGGATTATGACGCTCCCGTGCGAGATGTCATTACCAGTGACAAGAAGTCTATGGTGATCGACAATTTCGCCAAATGGCGCATAGTGGATCCCTTAAAAGTCTATCAGGCATTTCAGACACAACGAGGTGCCCTCCAGCGCCTGGACGATATCATTTACTCGGAATTGCGTGTTGAGTTGGGCCGGCATGAACTGACGGAAATCGTTTCCGCAAACCGTGCATTGATCATGAAGGTCGTGTCAGATCGTTCCAACGAAAAAGCCTCGACCTACGGCCTTGAGGTCCTGGATGTGCGCATTAAGCGAGCCGACCTGCCTGAGCAAAATGAAAAAGCGATTTTCCAACGAATGCAAGCCGAACGGGAACGTCAGGCCAAGCAATATCGAGCAGAGGGGGAGGAAGAAGCCCAAAAGATTCGCTCCGAAGCCGAGAAAGACAAACAAATCATTCTAGCCGAGGCCTATAAGACCGCACAGGAACTTCGTGGAGACGGTGAGGCCAAAGCCTACAAAATCTATGCGACCGCCTATCAACAAGGTCCGGAATTTTTTGAATTCATCCGAACCATGGAAGCCTATAAGAAAACATTTGCGACCAATACCACGTTGGTGCTCTCTCCGGATTCGGAATTCCTCAAGTACCTCAAAAAACGGTAA
- the hflK gene encoding FtsH protease activity modulator HflK: MAWEPKDPWGGSGQDPLDEALRKAQEQITRLVPGRGFKSIIYIVLAVLALWQSVFIVAPDEQGLVKRFGDIVREVESGPHFKIPFVETVDTPKVEKLHRVEVGFREDRGRTQFVPREALMLTGDMNILSLEFIVQYKIKEAKNYLYKVADVEATIHNAAEAAMREVIGKSKIDEALTIGKAQIQQEAQDLLQGILDQYLAGVQVATIQLQDVNPPDAVAAAFKDVASAKEDREKLINQSHGYRNDLIPRAKGEAAQGINQAKGSAQSRIARAEGEANYFLQTLKEYKLAKDVISKRVYIETMEEVMANTEKIILDSKAAGNVLPFLPLDRQSRSRGETTTQGGDNR, encoded by the coding sequence GTGGGGAGGAAGCGGTCAAGACCCCCTCGATGAAGCGCTCCGGAAAGCACAAGAACAAATCACTCGACTCGTGCCCGGCCGGGGTTTCAAATCAATCATTTACATCGTCTTAGCCGTCCTAGCTCTCTGGCAATCAGTGTTTATTGTGGCTCCGGACGAGCAAGGTCTGGTGAAACGGTTTGGCGATATTGTTCGCGAGGTTGAATCCGGCCCACATTTCAAGATTCCATTTGTAGAAACAGTTGACACACCCAAGGTTGAAAAACTCCATCGAGTGGAGGTGGGATTCCGCGAAGACCGCGGACGCACCCAATTCGTTCCCAGAGAAGCCCTCATGTTGACCGGTGACATGAATATTCTGTCTCTCGAGTTCATCGTCCAATATAAAATCAAAGAAGCTAAAAATTATTTATATAAAGTCGCGGATGTGGAAGCCACCATTCACAATGCAGCTGAAGCGGCCATGCGTGAAGTCATAGGCAAAAGCAAGATTGATGAAGCGCTAACGATCGGCAAAGCGCAAATTCAACAGGAAGCTCAAGACCTGCTTCAAGGCATCCTCGACCAGTACCTGGCTGGCGTACAAGTGGCCACAATCCAACTTCAGGATGTGAATCCTCCGGATGCTGTCGCCGCGGCTTTTAAAGATGTCGCCAGCGCCAAGGAAGACCGCGAAAAACTCATTAACCAGTCTCACGGCTACCGAAACGATCTCATCCCCAGAGCCAAAGGGGAAGCGGCTCAAGGCATCAACCAGGCCAAAGGGAGCGCACAGTCACGGATTGCACGTGCGGAGGGAGAAGCCAATTACTTTCTCCAGACTTTAAAAGAATACAAACTGGCCAAGGATGTCATTAGTAAACGGGTCTACATTGAAACGATGGAAGAAGTCATGGCAAACACGGAAAAAATTATTCTGGATTCCAAGGCAGCCGGCAACGTCCTGCCCTTCCTTCCGTTAGACCGCCAATCCCGCTCGCGCGGAGAAACAACCACGCAAGGAGGGGACAACCGATGA